TACGATCTCCCTGATTCTGATCCGCATCGAGGACCCGCAGAAGCGCTACGATCCGTCCGATATGTCGCTTCCGGGCTTCGCTGTTACCAATATCGTGGAGGAGCTGGTGTCCCAGCACTTCAAAAGCTGGAGCTGCGAGGATGTATACGGCCATCTTCTGTTCATTGTGAACGGCGGCGGGGACGCAAGCGGCCGTCAACTGGAACAGACCGCGGATGAGATGAGGCAGATTGTCAGCCGGTTGCTGCATCTCACGGTCTCGGTCATTCTCTCCCCTTCCGGCACCTTTCCGGCCAGTGTGGAGGAGCTGTATCAGCGCTGCGTAGCCACGGTCCGCTCGCAGATCGGCTACGACAACGACTTCGTCGTTCAGCTCGGCGGTCATCATATCAAACCGGCCTCCCTGGTGGTCGCTTCCCTCTACTCGCCTCCCTTGTTTCCGCATCTGCTTGAGGCCGGGAACTGGGAGGCGGCAAGAGAGAAGCTCCAGGAGGTGTTGCTGGAATGGGGCACGAAGTATAGCGGCTCGCATGAGCATTTATCGGAGATTGTTTACGCCTTGAAGTCCGCGTTCTCCTACTTTGTGCATAAGAACGGCGGTCTGCTGACAGACTACCGCCTGCATACGCCGCTTGATATCAGGAGCATCGGAGAACTGGAGTACTGGGCAACGGGCTTGCTGGACAGACTTCAGCATGAGATGAACACCGAGCTGTCCGCCTCCCGTCACTCCGTTGTCGCACAGATTCATCAATTCGTACAGGAGCATCTGTCGGAGGATGTCTCCCTTCAGGCTATCGCCGAATATGTATATATGCACCCAACCCATGTATCCAAGGTCTTCAAGCGGGAGACGGGAGAGAACCTGTCCGATTACCTGCTGCGTCTGCGGATGGAGAAGGCTGTATTCTTGCTGAAGGACAGTAAATACAGAGTTTATGAAATAGCGAACCGTCTGGGATATAAGAACCCCACGTATTTCATCAAGGTCTTCAAGGAGCATTTTGGCGTCACACCCCAGGAGTTCAGGGAGAGCACGCTTCTCTAATTGAGATCCCGGTAATTCTGGGGAGTCATGGCTTCGATTTTGCGGAACGTGTACACGAAATGACTGCTGTCCAAAAAGCCCACCAAAGAGGCAATCGCCTTGACGGTGAGCTTTTTGTCGTTGATCAGGTACTCCTTGGCCTTCTGGACCCGCAGGTGGATCAGGTATTGATACGGACTCATTCCTGTGGTTCTCTTGAACAGGTAGTTCAGCCGCTGTGAGCTGATGCCGGCATACTCCGACAATTGCGCGAGGCCGAAGGCCGGGTCGGCATAATTCTCTTCCAGAAAACGGATGAAGGGCAGCATTCGTTCCGTATATTGGGAGAAGGAGCGCTGATTGTCCACCTGCCCGTATCTTTTGAGGTCCATCAGAAAACGGTATACAAAAGCGGAGCCGTCCATCCCGTTGAAATCGAAGCTCTGTCTCGCCAGATTCCGGCTTCTCTTATGCAGAGCAGACAGCCGTGATCCGGGTTCCCAGCCAATTACTGTGGAAGTCGGTAAGCCAAGAGAAGATACAATGAAGGGAGCAAGGTTCCCGTTAAAGGTAATGTACCAGGTGGACCAAGGGTGTGAGCGGGTTACATAGCGGTGTGGAGCCTGGGGCGGCAGCAGAATACCCTGATTGGACGCAAGAGTGACAGTTGTATCCGAGATTTGGAATTGTCCTTCCCCTCCGGTCGTCTGCAGCCAATGGTAACAGTGATAGCCCTGCGGACGGCTGAACTCCTCCTGCCATTCATTCCACCCCATCGTCTCGATGAACAGGGGCAGCGAACGGTCCAGGGAGGTGACGAACATCTGCTTCATGTAGTGTTCCATTCCATCACAACTTTCATTTTATTATATAGTAATTGAATTATACCTGATGTTCCTGAGTTCAGTCATCCTGCTCTATATGCCAAAAACCCCCTACCGGCAAGCACGCGGTCCGCAGCAGTCTGTCCGCTGCTGTCTTCCGGTGTCTGCCAATAGAGGGTCATGCAAGGGTACAACTAACGGAACAGCACACATTTCCCCGATTCCCTGAAGTACTTGATCAGCTTCTCAATCGGCTCACGGCCGCATTTCAGCTGCTCGCCAAGACAGTCGATGCACAGGAAATCCTGGGCATTGCGCGTGACCAGCTTCAGGTAAATCGCCACATCATCGGTCATTAAGGGGACGCCGCATTGTCTGCAGGTTCTGCTCATGCTCATACGCTTCTCTTCTTTCTTATCTCTAGACCAATGAGACCAATTTCGCCCGCACGATCAGACAATCATGGGCCGGAACGACCGGAGCGAACCGTTCTCTGAACACCCCAAGCTCCTTCTGCTCCCAGCAGTCATACAGCGACAGCGATTTGCCGGAGGCATATGGAAGCCCGAAATCCCAGAATTGCAGCGACATCTCTCTTTGACCATCACTCAGATTGAAGAATCCGATCGCGAGGTCACCATCCGCCAGCACTTTGACCAGCATGAATACTTCATTAGTATGGAACCACTGCGGCTCAGGCTTAATGCGGTAAGCTCCGCGGCCCTCGATATCCTGGTTGATGGCAATCAGATCCGGGTTCAGCAGAATGTTCTTGGTAGCTTCATTCGCCTTGCGGATGTCACTGCCGATCATCAGCGGAGAGCCCAGCAGGCTCCACAGCGAGAAGTGCGTCTTGTACTCCACATCCGTGCAGCCGCCGATCTGGCTGCCGATGAAGTCGCTGTTGCTGCCCCCGTACATGCCGACTACCAGCATATCCAGATCGTTATGGCAGTAGGCCCCGGTGTAGGCGGCTTTATCAAGCTGTGACAGCGCCAGCGTCTTGATCGATTCCCAGCTGTCTTGGATATCGCCGGTGGAACGGTACATATGCGCGCCGGATTCACGAATCCACTGGTAGACGTTATCTTCACCCCAGTTACATGCGGAGAAAAGAATATCTCTTCCGCAGTTCTTAAGTGCGAGACTCATCCGCTTATACAGCAGCTCCCCCGACATATGTCTGGGTTTGAAGCAGTAGTCATACTTCAGGAAGTCTACACCCCATTCCGCCAGCGATGCGGCATCCTGGAATTCGTGCTCGAAGCTGCCCGGATAACCTGCGCAGGTATGCGTTCCCACACAAGAGTACATCCCGAACTTCAGTCCCTTGGAGTGAATATAATCTGCAACCGCCTTCATTCCGTTCGGGAATTTGTCCGGGTCAGCCACCAGCTTGCCATCCTTGTCCCGTTCCTTCAGGCTCCAGCAGTCGTCAATGACAATGTATTCGTACCCTGCATCCTTATAACCGTCCGCCACCAGCGTATCAGCCGCTTCCCGGATCAATTGCTCATTGATATCCCAAGTAAAAGTATTCCATGAATTCCATCCCATCGGCGGCGTTAAGCCGAGCTGTTGCTGTTTGTCCATCATTCGTATTCATCCTTTCGCATTATGACAGGAATTGATCCCTGGGAAAATGCTGTATTATTTATGTATTTAAACACATCCGCCCCTTGTAATCTATAGCTTGACGTTGCTTTCATATGGATGAATGTTGCTTTTCTTATATAATGAGTGAGAGAGTCGAAGGTGTAAAGATCTTGGTTTGTTTTATGCGGATTGTGATGCTTGTGGGCGCATATGCAGCAATTTCGACGGGAGTGGGCGGGAGTAAGTGTTGTTTTTCCAACCGTTGCTGTAGGAGAAGCCTTCCATTCATCAGTAAGTGTATAAAAGGCAATTGTTTCCCTCCGCACATTTCCGCCCGGCGCTCCAGCCTCCGCCACCCGTCTCCCGCGCCTCCGCACACGCCCGATGTAATCGGTTTTGCGATTACATTTCGCCCGCACGCCTCCGCAGCGCTAAATGTAATCGGTTTTGCGATTACATTTCGCCCACATGCCTCCGCAGCGCCGAATGTAATCGGTTTTGCGATTACATTTCGCCCACGCGCCTCCGCAGCGCCGAATGTAATCGGTTTTGCGATTACATTTCGCCCACGCGCCTACACACACGCCCGATGTAATCGGTTTTGCGATTACATTTCGCCCGCACGCCTCCATCCTGCCCAATGTAATCGGTTTTTCGACTACATACGGCACTCGCACCTCCCGCACGCTCAAAAAAGCCCCCTTTCCCCGCGCGGCAATCCGGTACTGTCCCGGACCGCCCTGCAGATGGAGAAGGGGGCTCTTACCATAAAGCTCTAGTTCACCTGGACCAGCTTCCATTGCTGGTGCAGGTCGCCGCGGTAGAGGTTCTGCTGGAGCTTCGCGCCGTCTGCGGTGGAGGCTCCTGTGACTTCGACTGCCTTGTTACTGTTCACATTGAGAATGCTCCAGTAGCCGTTGCTCAGCTTGATGAGCCGGAACTGCTGGGCGGTGTTGTTCAAATCCTGCATCAGTTGAATGGCTTCGCCGTTATTCTTCGACCCGTTACGCACATCCATCACCTTGTTGTCAGAGGAGTTCACACTGCGCAGCCGGTAAATATTATTGTACGTGCCCATATCCGTGACTGTCCATTGCTGAGCCAGCGCGGTGTTCTCCGGCCACTGCTGGAGCTGAAGGGAGTTCGTATTCTGCCCGTTCGGAACATCAATCGCTTTGCCTGACGCCCGGTTGATCAGCTTATACTTCGCATTGTTGGTGACTCCGTTCCACACCCCGTTCCAGGGGTTGAACTGTGCCCGCTCGTAGTACCATTCGAAGATAAAGCGCGCCATGCCGTCGCGGACCGTATTGCCGTCATAGAGCAATCCGCCGTCCGGATCGGCGAAGGAGCTTTTAGGACCGGGGTCGAGCAGGAAGCCGTTCATATGGACGGCAATGCTGACATTGCCGGCGGCAGTGAAGATCGCTTTGGTATTCTTGCCGAAGCCTGCGTTCGTACCGTTGAACAGATCCCAATATGAGGAGTCGCCCGGCTGATTCTTGAACCAGGTGGTTTCAGTAATATTGATCGGGTAAGCATCGGCCGCTGGCTTGATGCTGCTATCCCAGATCTGCTGAAGTGAATTGAAATTGTCATACGCGCCATAGCCCGGGTACCAGTGAACGGCATACCCGTAATTGTTAAGCGGATCGGTCAGCGGACTGGATGCCGTCAGCTGATAATGCTGATCCCAGCCTAGTCCTGAAGCCCAGATCACATTGTCCGCGCCCTTGCTGCGGATGGTCGAGATCATCGAGTTCTGGAAGTTCTTCAGCGAATTCCAGAACGCCGCGAAGTTCGGCTGGGAGGGATTTCCGCCCCATTGTCCGTTCACATCGCTCAGCACCGGCTCGTTCACCAGCTCGAACATCACATTATCCGCACTCTTGAGGCCAGGCTGTGAGGCCAGGTAACCCCAGATCTGATTGAACTTGTCCAGATTGGCCTGGGTGGTCGCCTTATTGTCCAGCAGGGTGAAGTCCAGCCCCAGCGTGACATACAGCCCCTTCGTCTTCGCATACTCTACATAAGGAATGATCAGATTCTGGGTAACTGCCTGAAGGCCCGCGAAGTTATACGTTCCTGCTGCGACATCGCCCATATCCTCCCGGTCGATGAACAGGCGAACCTGATTCGAGTACCAGCCGTGGCTGTTGCCGTATTTGCCGGAGGTGCTGGTGAAGGTATCCGTGATCTCCTTCAGGTACTCCAGAGTAGCTTTATGCCGGTTCCCGCCGTTGCGGTTCAGATAATAATTGCTGTTCTGATAAGTCCAGTAAGCCCCGGTAGGCTGATGCCAGCCGCTAAGCAGCACAGGCTGCCCGCTGCTGTTCACCAGCTGATTGCCGCTTACATGCAGCTTGGGAACAGGCGAACCCTCCCAAGCGCTTGCAGGGCCGCCGCCGGACTGCATCGGCGTCAACAGCAGGGCCAGCATCACCAGCAACTTCATGGATAAGCTTAACTTCCTTTTTCTCACAGATACCCATCTCCTTCTCATGAACGTGAAATCGGCGGATGCCGTCTTAATGAAAGCGAATACATCTGAATTGTACTCTGCGCGGAGACGGGCGGAAACCTGTGTGATTATAGTTGATAGACTTACAGATTATAGTTAATACACTAACAAATTATAAATTTATATGCAGAGACTCCCTGTATTCCTGGGGGGTCATTCCCGTCATTTTTTTGAAGAACCGGGTGAAGGAATGGTGGGCTTCATAGCCGACAAACATGGCTACATCGCGGATTTTGAGCACTTCATTTCCCAGGAGCTCCTTCGCCTTGACCGCCCGGCATTGATCGATGTACTCTGACAGGTTAATGCCCTGCTCCTGCTTGAAGAAGCGGGACAGGTACGACGGATTGAAATAATGGAGCTCGGCCAGCCGCACCAGAGACAGGTCTTCGCCCAAATGGCTGTGGATATAATCGCAGATCCGCTCAATGACCTCCGAGGAGCGTTCCTTCTCGGCTGTGCTTCTCCGTTCGAAGAGATCTGAGGCCAGCCTCTCCAGATAATAGATGCCCTCCCCAAGGGACGAATGTTCGTCCAGCCGCATCAGCTTGCCGTATTCATTGACTAGGCTGTAGAGCTCCGAGCGGTTCATATGGGACAGCAGCACAAGGGCAACCGTATAATACAGCTCGGCCGCTTCTTCCACAGAGACGCCCGAATGAATGCCTTCCCGGATTTCCTCCAGCGTCTCCGCGAACCGCTCCCGCCGTCCGGCATCCAGATGGGCCGCAAGATTCTCCACCCGCTGGTGAAGCCGGACCCCCGTCTCACGGATTACGTCAGGCTCGGGCGGTCCGCTGCGGTCAATCTGCACCATAGAGATGCCGTCCCCGATCTTCATCTGCTGCAGCCGGTGAAGCCGCTCGTAATGGCGGCCGGTCTCTGTCCAGGCACAGGCTGAACCGCTGACGGTAAAAGCAACCGGCAGGCCCAGCGTCTGCCGGCAGGAATCCTGAATCATCTCCAGCGTTCCCTCCAGATACCGTGCGAAATTCCCGCCGAAGGCAGCCTCAGCATTATGCAGAGGCTGCAGCAGCCACAAGAGATCCCCGTGTCTGTCAAGCATCCAGACATGCCGGGTCATTTCCGCCAGATAGGAATTCCAGATCAGGCGGGAAGAGGTCAGAAGCTCGCGCCGGTCCATGTAAGAGATGCCTTCCGGGTATGTAGGCCGTCCAAGAACGAGCATCACCGGGGATTCTGCCTTAAGAGTGATGCCCAGCTTGCTGAAATCTGCACGTAACGTGTCCGTATCCGCACACAAGGCCTGACTGTCCTGAAGCAGATGGCGGAGATACTCGCCCTGCGCCGCCGTCTCCATGGAATCACGCTGCTCCCTGGACTGCTCCAGCAGCTCACTCAGCATATTGCCCTGCTCAATCTCCTGCAGCACCTCCTGCACCGTCTCAATAATCTTGTCGAAACCTTCCGTCTTCAGCAGATAACGGGCCCCGGGAAGCTGCAGCGCACTATAGGCGTAATCGAATTCGCTGTAGCCGGTCAGAAAAACAATCCGCGACCGCGGCCAAAACTCCCGGATCTGCTCAGACATCTCCAGCCCGCTCATGCCGGGCATGCGGATATCCGTCAGCACAATATCGATCCGGGTGCGCGAGAGCCACTCCAAGGCTGCTTTTGCCGAATAGACCTTGTAGACATCAAGCTTGTCCGGAAGCAGCTGGTTGAACGCCTCGTATAAGCCGTCCGTTATAATCTCTTCATCATCAACGATCAATAGTCTGTACAAGACCTTCACCTCCCGTGAGCCTGATCCGGATTGTAACCCGGAGGCCGTTCAATGTGCTTCTGTACAGGAACAGGCCGCTGCCTTCCCCGTAGATTAACTGGATGCGCCGGTGAATATTGCTCATGCCGGTGACTTCATGCGTGCCGCCGTTCTGATTCAGCCGCCTTCTCAAGGTCTCGATCCGTTCATCGGTCAACCCGCTTCCGTTATCCTCAACAATAATGCGGATCTCCCGTTCATCCTGTTCAAAAGAAACCCGCAGCTCCCCATCCTCCGCCTGCTTCTCCAGACAATGCTCATAGGCATTCTCGATAATCGGCTGGAGAATCAGGCGCGGAACCCGCAGCTCCTCCATGGCTTCCGGCAGCTCATCGAACTGAACCTGAATGCGCCTGGAGAAGCGCATCTTCTGAATCTCCGTGTACATCCGCGAATGGCGCGTCTCCTCCGCAAGCCGGACATTATCCTCTCCGTTACGGGTGATGAACCGGAAATATTCGCCCAGCATGCCCGCGAACTCCTCAATCCGGGAACTGTCCCCCTGCTTCGCCAGAGCGCTGAGAATGAAGAAGCTGTTATACAGGAAATGCGGGTTGATCTGCGACTGGAGCTGCTTCAGCTCCGCCCGCTGCATCATCAGCTTCTGGGTGTAATCCTGGTCGATCAGCATTCGCAGCCTACTGAGCATCTGGTTGAACCGGAGATACAGATAGCCGAATTCATCCTTGCGGCCATGGTCAATCTGAATATCTAGCGAGCCGCTCTCCATCCGCTTGAAGCTGCGGATCAGCACAAGCAGCGGCTTCTGGACGAACTTATAGGTCGCGTAAGAATAGATCAGCACCGCCAGGAAGGATACCGCCGCGAACAGCCACGCCCAGACCACGAACTTGGTCAGCGGGCGCTTGACCGCCTTCTCCGGCAAATACGTGGCAACAGCCATCCCCAGCTTGTCGGAGGTGAAGCTGTCGATATGATACCGGATCCCGTCCAGCTCCCAGTTGTACAGGTTCCCATCATCAACCGCCTGGTGATAGCTCTCAATCAGCTCCGGGGAGCTGTTCTCTGTACCGAGTGCATAATCTGTCAGCCGTGAGACCAGCAGTGAGCCGCTTTCTTCGTACGCGTTAATCGACCGGAGCGAATCCCTCAGCTTCTCGTTGTCCAGCTCAATCTGAACGATGAACAGCGGCGGCTCATTCTTCCTGCCGCTGGATTGGGTAACGCTTAGCTCCAGGAAGTTGTTCCAGTTAATCAGCCGCCCTTCTTTTCTAAGATCGACGGTCTGGAAGAAATTGAACTTGCTGCTGTCAAACTGATCAATGCCGTTCATCGCGGACAGCGTCTTGTTAATGGTACGGATATGAACGAACACATCGCCGATATAGGCGCTGCTGTTCTTCAGGGAGGTGAGCCGCTGCGTGATGTAGTTCAGGCTCTCCCGCTTCTGAACATCATCCATGTAATTCCAGGTGACAGCAATCTTGTTCAGCTCGGTATCCTGGGCAAGATCATACTGCTGGATCTCCATCCACTCCACCTCGCGGTTCAGGTCCTCCAGATAATAGGTTAATTGCGACAGAGTCGCTCTGGACAGGTCCTGGCTTGCATTTCTGTAGCTCCAGTTGTAGAGGTAGAGTCCAAGCAGCAGAATCGGCAGAATAATAGCCAGATAAGTGACAACCATCCGGATAAAAATAGTGTGGCGCATCGACACCGCAGGAAACTTAAGCACGTGTACCGCCTCCATTGCTCTCCTCATGCCCGATCATTTGCCGCTCCCGCCCTTCTCTGCATACCAGTCGTTGACCTCAGCCGTAATCTGCTCGCCGCCCAGCTTGTTCCACTGTGCCACGAAATTATCGAACTCGCTTATCGGTCTGCCCTGAATGATATCAAGAAAGGCATCAATCTGAAGATTATTTAGAATATTCTGCTTCTCGATCATCGTCTCTGTAGGTGCACCGACGAAGCTCTCATAGAGCAGCTGAGATTTGCGCTCATACCCGTCCAGGATGGAAAAAGCGCCCGAAGGCCCATACGTCCGCTCCCAGCCCCAGCCTGTCTCGCTGTCCGCACCTCCGGCCTCGTAAGCGGCAATCCGCTTCTGGATCGTCTTCGCTTCATCCTGAAGCAAGGAGGCGTCGCCGGTACGCCGGAAGGTCTCCAGCTCCCGGAAGGCCTCCAGGTTCTTCTGCACCGGAAACGGCGTCACCGGCGACAGCTTCCACACCGCCTGCGGAGCGTTATAATACCGTTCCACCTCACTCGTAGTCCCCCAGTTCTTCTCCAGATGCAGGTTAATCAGCTTGATCAGTGCTTCAGGATGCTGGACGCCTTGCTTGACCGCCAGGAACTGGTTGGTGCTGAACGGAAGCGGCACCTTCGGCGCGGCCCCGGACTCCGAGACCAGCGGGAAGGCCTGCCACTCGGCCTGCGGATTATGCTCACGGCTGACCTGCACGAGGAAGGAGCCCCACTGCTCCCCGTACATCATTCCGACCTGCTCTTGCTCAATCCAGTCACTGGCCTTGACCCCGTCCTTGAAGGCGAATTCCCTGTCAATCTGTCCCGTCCGGTACAAATCCTGAAGCACCTGCAGGGCATGCTTGACCTCCGGCTGGATACCTCCATAGACCAGCTTGCCGGTCTTGTCCTTAATCCAGATTCCTGGATAAGCACCATAACCGGCCATAAATCCGGTAAGTCCCATGACCGGGTCCCACAGATATTTGGTTGCCGCAAGGCCGTAGGTATCGTGCCTGCCGTTACCGTCAGGATCTTGCTGCGTAAACGCTTTCGAAATAGCCAGCACCTCTGCCATCGTCTGCGGCGGCTGCATGCCGAGCCGCTCCAGCCAGTCCGTCCGAATCCACAGGAACATCGCGCCCTCAATGGAGGAATTGGTCTCAGGGATCGCCATAAGCTTGCCGTCAAGGGTAGCCGTCTCGAACGGACCTGTCCCTTCCTCGCTCAGCACCTTGCGGGTTAACGGGGTTGCATACTCGTCATAGACTCCGCTCAGGTCCTGGATCAGCCCTGCATTGCTCAGCACCCTGAGCTGTGAAGCATTCACCCGCACAATATCAGGGATATCCCCGGAGGCCAGAGATACCCCCAGCTTACGGGAGTAGATGGAGCTCCACTCCGTCCAATCATAAGTAATCTTAATACCGAGCACCTCTTCATACAGCTCGGTCCAGCGGTTATGCTCCAGCGACTCCCCCGGCAATTCCTTCAGTATTTCTTCCAGTGCATCGTTGTTCTCACGTACGAACGACAGCTGAATCGGCGGATCATATTTGCTTAGACCCGGCTCCTCATAGAGCGGAGCGCTCCCCGGCTGTCCCTCAGGGACCGGAGAACGCTCCGCAAGGCTATCGCCCCTCTCACAAGCGGTCAACAGTTGTACGGCCATGCACGCAGCGACAGTCCAGGCCATTGTGTTCTTGAATGTTATGGGCACCAGTTGCAACCTCACTTTGCAAGATTATTACTACCAGAA
The sequence above is a segment of the Paenibacillus sp. FSL R7-0204 genome. Coding sequences within it:
- a CDS encoding response regulator, with protein sequence MKLLIVDDEEHLVESMTASIAWETAGITSVFSAYSGKQAMEQMDKNAADIVVTDVRMPGMNGIELIRAVKQKWPRTVSILLTGHAEFEYAQQGLKAKAAHYFLKPVKDEELLAAVSDAARALQAEREQMTAYVQSQAMVHRNLPILRSNLLNHLIQGRMWTERKLTEQLQLYGLPIGLGDTISLILIRIEDPQKRYDPSDMSLPGFAVTNIVEELVSQHFKSWSCEDVYGHLLFIVNGGGDASGRQLEQTADEMRQIVSRLLHLTVSVILSPSGTFPASVEELYQRCVATVRSQIGYDNDFVVQLGGHHIKPASLVVASLYSPPLFPHLLEAGNWEAAREKLQEVLLEWGTKYSGSHEHLSEIVYALKSAFSYFVHKNGGLLTDYRLHTPLDIRSIGELEYWATGLLDRLQHEMNTELSASRHSVVAQIHQFVQEHLSEDVSLQAIAEYVYMHPTHVSKVFKRETGENLSDYLLRLRMEKAVFLLKDSKYRVYEIANRLGYKNPTYFIKVFKEHFGVTPQEFRESTLL
- a CDS encoding AraC family transcriptional regulator; the protein is MEHYMKQMFVTSLDRSLPLFIETMGWNEWQEEFSRPQGYHCYHWLQTTGGEGQFQISDTTVTLASNQGILLPPQAPHRYVTRSHPWSTWYITFNGNLAPFIVSSLGLPTSTVIGWEPGSRLSALHKRSRNLARQSFDFNGMDGSAFVYRFLMDLKRYGQVDNQRSFSQYTERMLPFIRFLEENYADPAFGLAQLSEYAGISSQRLNYLFKRTTGMSPYQYLIHLRVQKAKEYLINDKKLTVKAIASLVGFLDSSHFVYTFRKIEAMTPQNYRDLN
- a CDS encoding glycoside hydrolase family 27 protein; the protein is MMDKQQQLGLTPPMGWNSWNTFTWDINEQLIREAADTLVADGYKDAGYEYIVIDDCWSLKERDKDGKLVADPDKFPNGMKAVADYIHSKGLKFGMYSCVGTHTCAGYPGSFEHEFQDAASLAEWGVDFLKYDYCFKPRHMSGELLYKRMSLALKNCGRDILFSACNWGEDNVYQWIRESGAHMYRSTGDIQDSWESIKTLALSQLDKAAYTGAYCHNDLDMLVVGMYGGSNSDFIGSQIGGCTDVEYKTHFSLWSLLGSPLMIGSDIRKANEATKNILLNPDLIAINQDIEGRGAYRIKPEPQWFHTNEVFMLVKVLADGDLAIGFFNLSDGQREMSLQFWDFGLPYASGKSLSLYDCWEQKELGVFRERFAPVVPAHDCLIVRAKLVSLV
- a CDS encoding RICIN domain-containing protein; this translates as MRKRKLSLSMKLLVMLALLLTPMQSGGGPASAWEGSPVPKLHVSGNQLVNSSGQPVLLSGWHQPTGAYWTYQNSNYYLNRNGGNRHKATLEYLKEITDTFTSTSGKYGNSHGWYSNQVRLFIDREDMGDVAAGTYNFAGLQAVTQNLIIPYVEYAKTKGLYVTLGLDFTLLDNKATTQANLDKFNQIWGYLASQPGLKSADNVMFELVNEPVLSDVNGQWGGNPSQPNFAAFWNSLKNFQNSMISTIRSKGADNVIWASGLGWDQHYQLTASSPLTDPLNNYGYAVHWYPGYGAYDNFNSLQQIWDSSIKPAADAYPINITETTWFKNQPGDSSYWDLFNGTNAGFGKNTKAIFTAAGNVSIAVHMNGFLLDPGPKSSFADPDGGLLYDGNTVRDGMARFIFEWYYERAQFNPWNGVWNGVTNNAKYKLINRASGKAIDVPNGQNTNSLQLQQWPENTALAQQWTVTDMGTYNNIYRLRSVNSSDNKVMDVRNGSKNNGEAIQLMQDLNNTAQQFRLIKLSNGYWSILNVNSNKAVEVTGASTADGAKLQQNLYRGDLHQQWKLVQVN
- a CDS encoding response regulator gives rise to the protein MYRLLIVDDEEIITDGLYEAFNQLLPDKLDVYKVYSAKAALEWLSRTRIDIVLTDIRMPGMSGLEMSEQIREFWPRSRIVFLTGYSEFDYAYSALQLPGARYLLKTEGFDKIIETVQEVLQEIEQGNMLSELLEQSREQRDSMETAAQGEYLRHLLQDSQALCADTDTLRADFSKLGITLKAESPVMLVLGRPTYPEGISYMDRRELLTSSRLIWNSYLAEMTRHVWMLDRHGDLLWLLQPLHNAEAAFGGNFARYLEGTLEMIQDSCRQTLGLPVAFTVSGSACAWTETGRHYERLHRLQQMKIGDGISMVQIDRSGPPEPDVIRETGVRLHQRVENLAAHLDAGRRERFAETLEEIREGIHSGVSVEEAAELYYTVALVLLSHMNRSELYSLVNEYGKLMRLDEHSSLGEGIYYLERLASDLFERRSTAEKERSSEVIERICDYIHSHLGEDLSLVRLAELHYFNPSYLSRFFKQEQGINLSEYIDQCRAVKAKELLGNEVLKIRDVAMFVGYEAHHSFTRFFKKMTGMTPQEYRESLHINL
- a CDS encoding sensor histidine kinase — encoded protein: MLKFPAVSMRHTIFIRMVVTYLAIILPILLLGLYLYNWSYRNASQDLSRATLSQLTYYLEDLNREVEWMEIQQYDLAQDTELNKIAVTWNYMDDVQKRESLNYITQRLTSLKNSSAYIGDVFVHIRTINKTLSAMNGIDQFDSSKFNFFQTVDLRKEGRLINWNNFLELSVTQSSGRKNEPPLFIVQIELDNEKLRDSLRSINAYEESGSLLVSRLTDYALGTENSSPELIESYHQAVDDGNLYNWELDGIRYHIDSFTSDKLGMAVATYLPEKAVKRPLTKFVVWAWLFAAVSFLAVLIYSYATYKFVQKPLLVLIRSFKRMESGSLDIQIDHGRKDEFGYLYLRFNQMLSRLRMLIDQDYTQKLMMQRAELKQLQSQINPHFLYNSFFILSALAKQGDSSRIEEFAGMLGEYFRFITRNGEDNVRLAEETRHSRMYTEIQKMRFSRRIQVQFDELPEAMEELRVPRLILQPIIENAYEHCLEKQAEDGELRVSFEQDEREIRIIVEDNGSGLTDERIETLRRRLNQNGGTHEVTGMSNIHRRIQLIYGEGSGLFLYRSTLNGLRVTIRIRLTGGEGLVQTIDR
- a CDS encoding extracellular solute-binding protein — encoded protein: MAWTVAACMAVQLLTACERGDSLAERSPVPEGQPGSAPLYEEPGLSKYDPPIQLSFVRENNDALEEILKELPGESLEHNRWTELYEEVLGIKITYDWTEWSSIYSRKLGVSLASGDIPDIVRVNASQLRVLSNAGLIQDLSGVYDEYATPLTRKVLSEEGTGPFETATLDGKLMAIPETNSSIEGAMFLWIRTDWLERLGMQPPQTMAEVLAISKAFTQQDPDGNGRHDTYGLAATKYLWDPVMGLTGFMAGYGAYPGIWIKDKTGKLVYGGIQPEVKHALQVLQDLYRTGQIDREFAFKDGVKASDWIEQEQVGMMYGEQWGSFLVQVSREHNPQAEWQAFPLVSESGAAPKVPLPFSTNQFLAVKQGVQHPEALIKLINLHLEKNWGTTSEVERYYNAPQAVWKLSPVTPFPVQKNLEAFRELETFRRTGDASLLQDEAKTIQKRIAAYEAGGADSETGWGWERTYGPSGAFSILDGYERKSQLLYESFVGAPTETMIEKQNILNNLQIDAFLDIIQGRPISEFDNFVAQWNKLGGEQITAEVNDWYAEKGGSGK